In Cryptococcus gattii WM276 chromosome A, complete sequence, one genomic interval encodes:
- a CDS encoding Histone acetyltransferase (HAT) catalytic subunit of the SAS complex, putative; Sas2p (Similar to TIGR gene model, INSD accession AAW41586.1), whose translation MSPSTPSTPHGRGSGSEPGTPAPSVAVGGSYTIDDVVPGVKIYVIKPLSNGQAEQRRAEILSTRPKPKPSAFAPPPHPDAPPPDPRDDTEYYVHYVEFNKRLDEWVGGSRLVLSKEMEWPKAKDDPKKKDRPGKAQPSKATPSRATGSPIPSDSLLKKAANKAAMAAGKAAPGKAIPSSKLGKASKIGKAGKIPQKRKAKTETEPEADEESNEDNDALGEEEDLDEDGDVTLVASDGAIDPSREVVAAPSNPRAAPQVFSKKQEIEKLRTSGSMTQSHSEISRVKNLNKLQIGKHEVETWYFSPYPIEYAHLPVLYICEFCLLYYPSATQLRRHRSKCTLLHPPGNEIYRHEGISFFEIDGRKQRTWCRNLCLISKCFLDHKTLYYDVDPFLYYCMTIKDDYGCHLIGYFSKEKESAEGYNVACILTLPQHQRKGYGRLLIEFSYELSKVEGKLGSPEKPLSDLGLLGYRAYWQEKIVELLLDSDYEISLDEIAQKTSITHGDIMHTCQALQMIKYYKNSHIIHLTDAVIEQHKKTKAKPRRAINPAYLKWKPPVFSRAQLAFGF comes from the exons ATGTCGCCGTCAACACCATCAACTCCTCATGGTCGAGGGAGTGGTAGCGAACCGGGTACTCCTGCGCCATCCGTGGCTGTTGGAGGATCATATACAATTGAT GATGTCGTTCCTGGAGTGAAGATCTATGTCATTAAACCCCTTTCGAACGGCCAGGCCGAGCAACGCAGAGCGGAAATCCTTTCCACCCGTCCTAAACCCAAACCTTCAGCCTTTGCACCTCCACCGCATCCTGATGCACCTCCTCCCGACCCAAGAGACGATACAGAGTACTACGTTCATTATGTCGAGTTTAATAAACGTCTAGATGAATGGGTCGGCGGAAGTAGACTGGTGTTAAGTAAAGAAATGGAATGGCCGAAAGCAAAGGATGATCCAAAGAAAAAGGACAGGCCCGGGAAAGCTCAGCCTTCTAAGGCTACCCCGTCTAGGGCCACTGGTTCACCTATCCCTTCCGATAGTCTTCTGAAGAAGGCGGCGAATAAGGCTGCCATGGCTGCAGGTAAAGCTGCTCCAGGGAAAGCTATACCATCTTCAAAACTTGGAAAGGCTAGCAAAATTGGGAAAGCTGGCAAAATTCCTCAAAAGCGGAAGGCTAAGACAGAGACGGAACCAGAAGCAGACGAGGAGAGTAATGAGGATAATGATGCATTaggcgaggaagaagatctGGACGAAGACGGTGATGTGACCTTAGTCGCATCGGATGGCGCCATCGACCCCAGTCGTGAAGTTGTTGCCGCCCCTTCAAATCCCCGGGCGGCGCCCCAAGTGTTCTCCAAAAAACAAGAAATCGAAAAACTCAGGACGTCTGGCTCCATGACGCAGTCTCATTCAGAGATCAGCAGGGTCAAAAATCTTAACAAGCTTCAAATCGGGAAGCATGAAGTTGAGACATGGTATTTCTCTCCTTATCCGATCGAATACGCACATCTTCCAGTTCTTTACATTTGCGAATTCTGCCTTCTTTACTATCCTTCTGCCACACAACTGAGGCGACATAGATCGAAATGTACTCTTCTGCATCCTCCAGGCAACGAAATTTACCGCCACGAAGGTATTTCGTTTTTCGAAATCGATGGCCGAAAGCAACGCACTTGGTGTAGGAATCTATGTCTCATCTCCAAATGCTTCCTTGACCATAAAACCTTGTACTACGATGTCGACCCTTTCCTTTACTACTGCATGACGATCAAAGATGACTACGGCTGTCATCTTATTGGTTACTTTTCGAAGGAAAAGGAGTCAGCCGAGGGTTATAATGTTGCCTGTATTCTGACTCTACCTCAACACCAGAGAAAGGGTTATGGTCGACTCCTGATCGAGTTTTCGTACGAGCTGTCAAAAGTGGAAGGAAAGCTGGGAAGTCCTGAGAAGCCGTTATCGGATCTGGGTTTGTTGGGTTATCGGGCATATTGgcaggagaagattgtCGAGTTGCTACTGGACAGTGATTATGAGATCAGCCTGGACGAGATCGCCCAAAAAACGTCAATCACTCATGGCGATATCATGCACAC TTGCCAGGCCCTACAAATGATCAAATATTACAAGAACAGCCATATTATCCATCTGACGGATGCTGTTATTGAACAACACAAGAAGACAAAAGCTAAACCTCGGCGCGCCATCAACCCAGCGTATTTGAAGTGGAAGCCGCCAGTCTTTAGTAGAGCCCAATTGGCATTTGGTTTCTAA
- a CDS encoding Ubiquitin-protein ligase, putative (Similar to TIGR gene model, INSD accession AAW41584.1): MEIDQVTNPGKLAAENDKKPRFEVKKWNAVALWAWDIAVDNCAICKSHIMDLCMDCQANQGAESENGCTVAWGICNHAFHFHCISRWLKTRQADNGNFRSTVASVGLSSPIFVLLCAMYDTLIALLDPVLDARYVLLFSFAQ, encoded by the exons ATGGAAATCGACCAAGTAACAAACCCAGGAAAGCTAGCAGCCGAAAATGACAAGAAGCCGAGATTCGAGGTGAAGAAG TGGAATGCTGTTGCTCTTTGGGCATGGG ACATTGCTGTTGACAATTGTGCTATTTGCAAGAGCCATATCATGGACCTCTGCATGGATTGCCAGGCCAATCAAGGTGCAGAGAGCGAAAACG GGTGTACTGTAGCATGGGGTATCTGTAAC CACGCTTTCCACTTTCACTGCATCTCTAGATGGCTCAAAACTCGACAAG CCGACAATGGGAACTTCAGAAGTACGGTCGCTAGTGTCGGTCTATCCTCTCCCATATTTGTACTATTATGCGCCATGTATGATACATTAATAGCGCTTCTAGACCCAGTTCTTGATGCTAGATATGTGCTCTTGTTTTCCTTTGCGCAATAA
- a CDS encoding Tafazzin-like protein (Phospholipid/glycerol acyltransferase), putative (Similar to TIGR gene model, INSD accession AAW41583.1) has translation MFTNAVFSKFFNLGQVIETHRGAGIFQEAIDRAVKLLQEGNWIHIFPEGKVNQQLTNPEGGLLRFKWGVGRIIMDSEIMPEIIPIWISGFDQIMPETRGFPRFIPRPGAHVSITVGQPLTSQIQPLVKAWKDMASKEKGTLGIGGEWEQKVKGEGLVGQKQREVRGKGQLIDGREKEVRIKIVEALQEGMRKLGQDVERREGRFKKGFWSQSTRQPV, from the exons ATGTTCACGAACGCTGTTTTCAGCAAATTTTTCAACTTAGGGCAGGTAATTGAAACACATCGTGGGGCAGGCATTTTCCAGGAAGCCATTGACCGAGCTGTTAAGCTTCTACAAGAGGGTAACTGG ATTCACATCTTCCCGGAGGGTAAGGTGAATCAGCAGCTCACAAACCCAGAGGGTGGTTTGCTACGGTTCAAATGGGGGGT AGGTCGTATAATCATGGACTCTGAAATCATGCCAGAAATTATACCCATCTGGATATCAG GTTTTGATCAAATCATGCCTGAGACTCGCGGATTCCCACGTTTCATCCCTCGCCCAGGCGCACATGTCAGCATCACTGTCGGACAACCTCTCACTTCGCAAATCCAGCCACTAGTGAAAGCATGGAAAGATATGGCTTCAAAAGAGAAGGGAACTCTGGGCATAGGAGGAGAATGGGAACAGAAGGTGAAAGGTGAAGGTTTGGTTGGGCAAAAGCAGAGAGAAGTGAGAGGTAAGGGACAGCTTATAGATGGGCGGGAGAAGGAAGTGAGGATCAAAATCGTAGAGGCCTTGCAAGAGGGTATGCGGAAGTTGGGGCAAGAtgtggaaagaagagaggggCGATTTAAAAAGGGCTTTTGGTCCCAGTCAACCAGGCAACCAGTATAG
- a CDS encoding Hypothetical Protein (Similar to TIGR gene model, INSD accession AAW41711.1), which produces MPSYFPFAPQSQSAASAHSPLLDDPHLELTVTPSASAFYAGETFSVTITFRNTKTPHTDVLKVPLSTDSTSSLASAAPQIQHFSSTDSRRTLSIPRLPRRLNQIGPDLPETPLVRTKRHESAESDPSRTSSSVVSTPRFPSEDPSHPYSPGANPADRAHGWLRSPSPQREGPMNYRSPDGWGSKESGSTEKSSSHARRTRSLALGKGTMSPQELVWALGGGKSTPSALPTRRPQGGIQIPANHPHSRKISITNVLALERSGESSRDSPEDSSPSLISIPERPSSTAKNGDASFSQCRRPASPISKKDDAGTTEVYETRSSPRIRPSHSRVPSYQNAYGASYMGYSNDDIPTLPSHFNLREYTPAEPKGTTTVLWAYTRLVGRFHPSIAYIPPDPLLPLRAALLHQPVGSGSLFTPSQGSSANVAGKPSGPSRWQLSFGTGTIGNSTQPSLTGSLFGLAKDLVMGGGGGSLEEERKRVWNSKDLPVLETTRSLLAVDMKLKEGEVKEFTYTLQLPTNLPPAHRGRAFRFSYDLVVSLSVALPGGGDRQKSKDVVVPIRIWANVSLRNPLCTYDVLKPIIQSKEEGHVEDVGNSVDPQSPYVREGRTKVPVQRKQANMPDQFRIKTGDTSESLQAYALHLLDILNDDEINTLPLSPSMPKSLHRLSTSSPSSPAFRIPILPTVPANTFIEGDNVFSDELGGSEGCGEAVEILSRHSAKASYDIEKNGESVAILTLVKTTYRLGESVLGIVTFNKPQTFFPVLKFSAYLFSQELIPEPLLPPSLHSGGSTQPSLYQLHAEHHTLYALSAQRLAFSLDIPSDATPAFNLVAGEGEKGGLQWKLKLNFTVGVPPREWKRKTNASNQKSENDVDAKGTVRSSGVHLLPTQPSRTADEGDNTFYSASRGITPLIPRHRQSTSSSSGSKNDVRNEEAVNWCESRTESVECEVPVKVLAGSTAFLVRPAVYTV; this is translated from the exons ATGCCCTCATACTTCCCCTTCGCCCCACAGTCGCAATCCGCAGCGAGCGCCCACAGCCCCCTTCTCGACGATCCCCATTTAGAGCTCACAGTCACTCCTTCCGCATCAGCATTCTACGCAGGAGAGACCTTTTCAGTCACAATCACTTTCCGCAATACAAAGACTCCGCATACAGACGTGCTCAAAGTGCCTCTTTCCACGGATTCCACATCTAGTCTTGCCTCGGCCGCCCCTCAGATACAGCACTTCTCGTCTACCGACTCGCGGCGCACACTTTCTATTCCTCGGCTGCCTCGACGACTCAATCAAATAGGACCTGACCTTCCCGAGACACCTCTAGTGAGAACTAAACGACATGAGAGCGCCGAATCGGATCCTTCACGTACGTCATCGTCCGTCGTCTCTACTCCTCGGTTCCCCAGCGAGGACCCCAGCCATCCGTACAGCCCGGGGGCGAATCCAGCTGATCGGGCCCATGGGTGGCTGAGATCTCCGTCTCCTCAAAGGGAGGGCCCGATGAACTATCGGAGTCCGGATGGATGGGGAAGCAAAGAGTCTGGGAGTACAGAAAAGAGCAGTAGTCATGCTAGGCGAACGAGAAGTTTGGCCCTTGGAAAGGGTACAATGAGCCCGCAAGAGCTAGTCTGGGCTTTGGGCGGAGGAAAAAGCA CGCCTTCAGCTCTGCCGACTCGCCGCCCCCAAGGCGGAATCCAAATTCCAGCAAATCATCCTCACTCTCGTAAAATCTCAATCACCAACGTCCTCGCTCTTGAACGTTCCGGAGAGTCTTCTAGAGATTCTCCTGAGGAttcatctccttcattGATTTCTATACCAGAGCGACCCTCATCGACAGCTAAAAACGGCGACGCTTCGTTCTCCCAATGTCGGCGTCCAGCTTCACCCATCTCTAAAAAGGACGACGCAGGAACGACTGAGGTATATGAGACGCGTTCGTCCCCGAGGATAAGACCCTCACACTCACGCGTTCCTTCTTACCAGAATGCCTATGGTGCCTCTTACATGGGATATAGTAATGATGATATTCCTACCCTTCCCTCACATTTCAACCTTCGTGAATATACGCCAGCTGAACCGAAAGGGACAACGACAGTGCTTTGGGCATACACTCGTCTTGTGGGGCGTTTTCACCCTTCGATTGCCTACATACCTCCGGATCCTCTACTGCCACTTCGAGCTGCATTGTTACATCAGCCTGTCGGATCGGGGTCGCTCTTTACCCCATCACAGGGCTCGTCAGCAAATGTCGCTGGTAAACCTTCTGGCCCTTCACGTTGGCAGCTTAGTTTTGGGACTGGCACAATCGGCAATTCAACTCAGCCAAGTCTTACAGGTAGTTTATTCGGATTAGCAAAGGATCTAGTaatgggtggaggagggggaagtctggaggaagaaaggaaaagggtGTGGAACTCGAAAGATCTACCGGTCCTGGAGACAACTAGGAGTCTTCTTGCGGTCGACATGAAGCTgaaagaaggggaggtTAAGGAGT TCACCTATACCCTACAACTTCCAACAAATCTTCCCCCGGCTCATCGAGGTCGAGCCTTCCGATTCTCTTACGACCTTGTAGTATCTCTCAGTGTAGCACTGCCCGGAGGCGGTGATAGGCAAAAGTCCAAGGACGTCGTCGTGCCTATTCGGATATGGGCCAATGTATCTC TTCGGAATCCCTTGTGCACGTATGATGTCCTGAAGCCAATCATACAAAGTAAGGAGGAAGGGCACGTCGAAGATGTTGGGAACTCTGTCGACCCTCAATCACCTTATGTACGAGAGGGAAGGACCAAAGTTCCTGTGCAACGGAAACAGGCAAATATGCCAGATCAATTCCGTATCAAGACTGGAGACACTAGCGAATCTCTTCAAGCGTACGCTTTGCACCTGCTCGATATTttgaatgatgatgagatAAACACCCTCCCACTTTCACCTAGTATGCCGAAATCACTCCATCGACTTTCAACTTCCTCTCCCTCATCTCCTGCATTTCGCATTCCGATCCTACCCACCGTTCCCGCTA ATACCTTTATTGAAGGCGACAATGTATTTTCGGACGAGTTGGGCGGTAGTGAAGGCTGCGGAGAAGCCGTCGAAATCCTCAGTCGACATTCTGCCAAAG CTTCCTACGATATCGAAAAGAATGGAGAGTCTGTGGCAATCCTTACGCTTGTAAAGACTACCTATAGATTGGGGGAATCCGTACTCGGCATAGTAACATTTAATAAGCCCCAAACGTTTTTCCCCGTCCTCAAGTTCTCGGCCTACCTCTTTTCCCAAGAACTTATCCCCGAGCCGCTCCTTCCACCTTCTCTTCATTCAGGCGGCTCAACTCAGCCCTCGCTTTACCAATTACACGCAGAGCATCATACACTCTACGCCCTCAGTGCCCAGAGACTAGCTTTTTCACTTGACATACCGTCAGATGCAACGCCGGCATTCAATCTGGTGGCTGGCGAGGGGGAAAAGGGTGGCTTACAATGGAAACTGAAGTTGAATTTCACTGTAGGGGTACCTCCTCGTGAATGGAAAAGAAAGACAAACGCCAGCAATCAGAAGTCCGAAAATGACGTCGACGCGAAAGGGACAGTGAGGTCCTCAGGAGTCCATTTGTTGCCCACTCAGCCTTCGCGAACCGCTGACGAAGGAGACAACACATTTTATTCTGCTTCGAGGGGTATTACTCCTCTGATACCGCGACACCGCCAAAGCACGTCCTCATCCAGCGGTAGCAAAAATGACGTGAGAAATGAAGAGGCTGTAAATTGGTGCGAATCCAGGACTGAGTCTGTAGAATGTGAAGTGCCGGTTAAAGTTCTGGCAGGTAGTACCGCTTTCCTGGTCAGGCCTGCGGTGTACACAGTCTGA
- a CDS encoding Hypothetical protein (Similar to SGTC gene model, INSD accession EAL22622.1; CNBB2540), whose amino-acid sequence MAFTYKFPYGAHVIILFILSLASLVLIILCTFSCPFIPSISWLRNSSLAGDTTFGSFGWCSPDYCLQNRVGYEYGTQINKALTGGMMLWPIAIIFVFLTVLSVVPLLFVHESRALRTVGNRMFFLIMERIGTTVTVAAWVFSIYGWSIAHRAFEVSNVETHLGSATWMGLMAAILMIILFFIGWPPEAWDGSSARANDGAGAIGVPVPPGVPANGYYHYKRTTREVVPRY is encoded by the exons ATGGCATTCACCTACAAGTTCCCTTATGGGGCGCATGTCATCATCCTTTTCATCCTGTCTCTTGCCTCTCTCGTGCTCAT TATCCTGTGCACATTTTCTTGCCCCTTCATCCCGTCTATCAGCTGGTTGAGGAATTCTTCCCTGGCCGGTGACACAACATTCGGCTCATTTGGCTGGTGTTCCCCAGATTACTGCTTACAGAACCGTGTGGGATATGAGTATGGTACGCAAATAAATAAGGCTTTGACGGGGGGTATGATGCTTTGGCCAATTG CTATTATCTTTGTATTCTTGACCGTTTTGTCTGTCGTCCCTCTGCTGTTTGTCCACGAGAGCAGGGCGCTACGCACAGTGGGCAATAGGATGTTTTTCCTCATCATGGAG CGTATTGGTACGACGGTCACTGTAGCTGCGTGGGTGTTCTCCATTTATGGGTGGAGCATTGCCCATCGCGCTTTCGAGGTATCAAATGTCGAGACACATCTCGGATCTGCA ACGTGGATGGGATTGATGGCGGCCATCCTCATGATAAT TCTCTTTTTCATTGGATGGCCTCCAGAGGCCTGGGACGGATCGTCGGCTAGAGCCAATGATGGAGCAGGTGCGATAGGGGTGCCGGTGCCTCCGGGAGTACCAGCAAATGGGTACTATCATTACAAGAGAACAACACGAGAGGTAGTGCCCCGGTATTAA
- a CDS encoding Phosphate transport protein MIR1, putative (Similar to TIGR gene model, INSD accession AAW41585.1), whose product MATEKAKTVAKDLAGKPLTPNFTGKDYSIFFTAGALCCTLSHGAMTPIDVIKTRIQIDPVLKGYSLIKGGRHIVATEGTKGLLTGFGPTAVGYLLQGGAKFAGYEASKKYLVELCGSRESAIKNRTAIYLGGAAIAEFFADILLTPLEATRIRLVSDPKFANGLVSGFTKIASTEGFSSLYAGFIPILAKQVPYAIGQFTVNERCVEFIYNRMTPETRKNLSSTAQFGITLGSGIIAGFAAAVLSHPADTLLSQINKGHGPKGSMIYRLGALGKEAGFRGLFAGLGPRMIMTAGLVSSQFIMYGWIKKALGARPGIEIHKEKQKHIK is encoded by the exons ATGGCAACTGAAAAAGCCAAAACCGTTGCAAAGGATTTGGCGGGGAAACCCCTTACTCCCAATTTCACGGGCAAGGATTATagcatcttcttcaccgCTGGTGCCTTATGTTGTACTTT GTCCCATGGTGCCATGACCC CCATTGATGTGATTAAGACCCGTATCCAAATTGACCCCGTCCTTAAGGGCTACTCATTAATCAAAGGTGGTAGACATATCGTTGCTACTGAGGGTACAAAGGGTCTTTTGACTGGATTTGGCCCCACGGCTGTTGGATACCTGCTGCAAGGTGGAGCTAAGTTCGCCGGCTACGAAGCTTCT AAAAAGTACTTGGTGGAACTCTGTGGCAGTAGAGAGAGCGCTATTAAGAACCGAACAGCCATTTACCTCGGTGGTGCCGCCATTGCTGA GTTCTTTGCTGATATTTTACTCACTCCTCTGGAGGCTACTCGTATTCGACTAGTGTCGGATCCAAAG TTTGCCAACGGTCTTGTCAGTGGCTTCACTAAGATTGCCAGTACCGAAGGATTTAGCAGTCTATATGCGGGATTTATTCCCATATTGGCCAAACAAGTTCCATACGCCATTG GTCAATTTACGGTCAACGAACGCTGTGTCGAGTTTATCTATAATAGAATGACTCCCGAGACCAGAAAGAACCTGTCTTCTACCGCTCAATTCGGAATCACTCTTGGGTCGGGTATCATTGCTGGTTTCGCTGCGGCTGTTTTGAGTCAC CCTGCCGATACCCTTCTTTCTCAAATCAACAAGGGACATGGACCTAAAGGTTCAATGATCTACAGACTGGGAGCGCTAGGCAAGGAAGCAGGATTCAGGGGTCTTTTCGCTGGTCTTGGTCCGAGAATGA TCATGACTGCTGGTCTCGTGTCATCCCAGTTCATCATGTATGGCTGGATCAAAAAGGCTCTGGGGGCTAGGCCAGGTATCGAAATCCACAAGGAGAAACAGAAGCACATTAAATAG
- a CDS encoding Phosphatidylinositol 3-kinase, putative (Similar to TIGR gene model, INSD accession AAW41582.1): protein MAVGVRITHTLAAPCSPGPPKTGIIPLRGCAILPRTSPSKCQLLCLHRAVPPLTPRSTSLQGSLPKHPFSRTLHNLDLAHQGIQQQTPSDLYVTCQLWADGKQYSLLFRTPHKDFPRRYTWNSVVIFPITYPSLLLSSQIAFTIWDVQGSGKAIPVGGTTMSLFNSKRTLKRGQQRLHVHRGVQADPSLNTTTPSELADEEEDEMGRLERLVKDFERGDIPKIDWLDRLTFRQIEKAHTATEKSDNLYLYVDLPKFDFPVVFSEQESLITLPTQPVVHPPSQNSQRTSALPPNLLSNDPHLWKTYDPEAWRENPVEIKHRKLLRSQRLGDEGRDLKPGPVDRDRLNEIFRLPPTASLSAVDKDLLWKFRFSLFRSPRSLTKFLKCITWSDPVEAKQAVEKLLPLWGQEVGMDDALELLGPGFTHKKVRAFAVKRLERAEDDELLLYLLQLVQALKFEHKSSLDTQRGHRGHRKREKELASQDEQSSGLSQFLINRSVANPILGTSFHWYLMIECDNRSSVGKMYAQVAFNFMKKLSEVSQAQRDILRRQGELVQILSTRAKEIRTSKDSRSKKIEKLKAYLSDSKHGLASLPEPLPLPLNPNVFVTSVVAEKSSIFKSNLLPLLIWFETIDSARPTEDDSPDAVVSITPDYPIIFKNGDDLRQDQLVIQLFTLMDRLLRKENLDLRLSPYSVLATSTTEGMIQFVPSKSVASIMAEHGSLQNYLRIEHADDGALGSYGIEASVMDTFVRSCAGYSVLTYVLGVGDRHLDNLMLAPDGHFFHVDFGYILGRDPKPYPPPVKVCKEMVDAMGGPGSAHYGRFQSLCYTAFIGLRKNANLILNLVALMVDAGIQDIQLEPDKAVWKVQEKFMLDLSEEDAIKQFEVLLNDTSYLTAVFDRIHDWAQYLRD, encoded by the exons ATGGCTGTCGGTGTCCGTATCACT CACACTCTCGCTGCCCCATGCAGCCCGGGACCTCCAAAGACAGGGATTATTCCTTTGCGAGGCTGTGCCATCTTACCCCGCACCTCGCCCTCAAAATGTCAGCTCCTTTGCCTCCATCGCGCTGTGCCACCACTCACTCCCCGCAGCACTTCCCTCCAAGGCAGCCTGCCCAAACATCCCTTCTCCCGCACACTCCACAACCTCGATCTAGCGCACCAAGGTATCCAGCAGCA AACTCCCTCCGATCTCTACGTTACCTGCCAGCTATGGGCCGACGGTAAACAGTACTCGCTCCTGTTTAGAACGCCACACAAAGATTTCCCAAGGAGATACAC GTGGAATTCTGTTGTGATTTTTCCCATAACATATCCCTCCTTACTGTTGTCTTCCCAGATAGCATTCACAATATGGGATGTACAGGGGTCTGGAAAGGCTATACCTGTGGGCGGTACCACCATGAGTTTGTTCAACTCTAAGCG CACTCTAAAACGGGGGCAGCAACGGCTACATGTCCATAGAGGTGTGCAAGCAGATCCCAGCTTGAACACCACTACACCAAGCGAGCTTGccgatgaagaagaggatgagatgGGAAGGCTTGAGAGG TTGGTCAAGGATTTCGAAAGAGGGGATATCCCCAAAATTGATTGGCTCGATCGACTTACCTTCCGTCAGATTGAGAAGGCCCATACGGCAA CTGAAAAGTCGGACAATTTGTACCTATATGTCGACCTACCCAAGTTCGACTTCCCTGTAGTCTTTTCGGAGCAAGAATCGCTTATAACACTTCCAACCCAGCCCGTAGTTCACCCGCCGTCACAAAACTCTCAGCGTACATCTGCCCTGCCACCCAATTTATTATCAAATGATCCTCATCTGTGGAAAACGTATGATCCCGAGGCCTGGAGGGAAAATCCCGTTGAAATCAAACACAGAAAGCTACTAAGGAGTCAGCGGTTGGGCGATGAAGGCCGAGACCTTAAACCAGGACCAGTTGATCGTGATCGTTTAAAC GAGATATTCCGATTGCCGCCTACTGCATCACTCTCTGCAGTGGATAAGGACCTATTATGGAAGTTTCgtttctctcttttccGTTCTCCCCGATCCCTTACCAAATTCCTCAAATGCATCACCTGGTCGGACCCAGTGGAAGCAAAGCAAGCGGTGGAAAAGCTTTTACCTCTCTGGGGGCAAGAAGTCGGTATGGATGATGCCCTGGAGCTTTTAGGGCCCGGCTTTACACATAAAAAGGTCCGGGCATTCGCTGTAAAGCGTTTGGAACGGGCCGAAGATGAT GAACTATTACTGTATCTGCTCCAACTAGTACAGGCTCTAAAATTTGAGCACAAATCATCTCTAGATACGCAGCGTGGCCATCGTGGCCATCGCAAACGGGAAAAAGAACTGGCATCTCAGGACGAACAAAGTAGCGGACTGTCACAGTTCTTAATCAATCGAAGCGTAGCGAACCCCATATTAGGGACAAGTTTTCATTGGTACCTGATGATCGAATGTGATAACAGATCATCTGTAGGGAAAATGTATGCGCAGGTGGCCTTCAACTTTATGAAAAAATTATCAGAAGTAA GTCAAGCCCAGCGGGACATCCTTCGCCGACAAGGTGAACTTGTTCAAATACTGTCCACTCGGGCCAAAGAGATTCGTACCTCAAAAGATTCTAGGTCCAAAAAGATTGAAAAGCTCAAGGCATACCTGTCTGATTCAAAACATGGGCttgcttctcttcctgAACCGCTTCCACTCCCCCTCAATCCCAACGTCTTCGTCACATCTGTTGTTGCTGAGAAATCATCCATCTTCAAATCCAACCTTTTACCCCTTCTCATATGGTTTGAAACCATAGATTCGGCCAGACCAACAGAAGATGATTCTCCTGATGCTGTTGTCAGCATTACACCGGATTATCCCATCATTTTTAAAAATGGAGATGATCTGCGCCAGGATCAGCTTGTAATCCAGCTGTTTACTTTGATGGATCGCCTTTTACGCAAAGAAAATCTCGATCTCCGTTTGAGCCCTTACAGCGTACTGGCAACTTCAACTACAGAAGGCATGATACAGTTCGTGCCTAGCAAGAGTGTTGCATCGATCATGGCTGAGCACGGGAGTTTACAAAATTATTTGAGAATAGAGCATGCGGATGATGGCGCTCTAGGTTCCTATGGAATCGAAGCCAGTGTAATGGACACGTTTGTTAGAAGTTGCG CTGGGTACTCTGTTCTCACCTATGTGCTAGGTGTTGGAGACAGACACTTGGATAATCTGATGCTGGCGCCAGATGGTCATTTCTTCCATG TGGATTTTGGGTACATTCTCGGTCGTGATCCCAAGCCATACCCGCCCCCTGTCAAAGTCTGCAAAGAGATGGTGGACGCCATGGGCGGCCCAGGATCTGCTCACTATGGAAGATTTCAGAGTTTATGCTATACTGCGTTTATCGGATTGAGGAAAAATGCCAACCTGATACTGAATCTTGTCGCGTTAATGGTAGATGCTGGCATCCAGGATATACAGCTGGAACCAGATAAAGCTGTGTGGAAG GTACAGGAGAAATTCATGTTGGATTTGTCCGAAGAAGATGCAATCAAACAGTTCGAAGTATTATTGAATGATACTTCATATCTGACTGCCGTATTTGATCGTATTCATGACTG GGCGCAATATCTTCGAGATTAG